In Cryptococcus neoformans var. grubii H99 chromosome 9, complete sequence, a genomic segment contains:
- a CDS encoding holo-[acyl-carrier protein] synthase → MLSGLGIDILSLSRFRDFVIRRGADKVAKRICTPGELKRFEKLARDSEARRIGPESAHSSKTQLELTSPALGTEDILDRQIRFLSSRWCIKEAAYKSLSPLLPRPPSFKTFELVHSSTGQPTLDIISEAKDKYALLSSLSHDAGVVVGVVIAMDRTFNLLRKDNVNTPH, encoded by the exons ATGCTCTCCGGACTCGGCATAgacatcctctccctctcccgtTTTCGGGACTTTGTCATTCGAAGAGGCGCAGACAAGGTGGCAAAACGGATATGTACGCCTGGCGAGCTCAAGCGGTTCGAGAAACTGGCTCGGGATAGCGAAGCAAGGCGAATTGGGCCTGAATCTGCCCATAGTAGTAAAACCCAACTGGAGCTCACGTCTCCGGCGTTGGGGACTGAGGATATTTTAGATAGACAGATCCGGTTCTTATCCTCCCG ATGGTGCATCAAAGAAGCAGCTTATAAATCCCTCTcaccccttctcccccgCCCGCCGTCTTTCAAGACATTTGAGCTTGTGCACTCCTCAACAGGTCAACCGACATTAGATATTATCAGCGAAGCAAAAGACAAGTATGCGCTCTTGTCCAGCTTATCGCATGATGCCGGCGTCGTTGTTGGAGTCGTTATCGCCATGGATAGAACATTTAATTTGCTTCGGAAGGACAATGTAAACACCCCTCATTGA
- a CDS encoding histone H1/5: MAPVKKTTAAPKKAASHPPFLAMIQEAISNHPTDSKKGVSRVSIKKYLEDKYKLDMSAAGNTSNLNGAIKRAVEKNELALPGGPSGRVKLVAAAKPKAAEKKPAAKKSAAAKPAEKKTTTKAAPKKAASATTKKATTAKPTAAKAKAAAPAKKTAAKSAATKKTAEKKTAAPKKAKAPAAKKAAAPKKAASKKA; encoded by the exons ATGGCCCCCGTCAAGAAGACCACTGCTGCCCCCAAGAAGGCTGCTTCTCACCCTCCTTTCTTGGCTATGATCCAG GAAGCCATCTCTAACCACCCTACCGACTCCAAGAAGGGTGTGTCCCGAGTGTCCATCAAGAA GTACCTTGAGGACAAGTACAAGCTCGACATGAGCGCTGCTGGTAACACCTCCAACTTGAATGGCGCCATCAAGCGTGCTGTTGAGAAGAATGAATTGGCCCTCCCTGGCGGTCCTTCCGGTCGTGTGAAGCTCGTTGCT GCCGCCAAGCCCAAGGCCGCTGAGAAGAAGCCCGCCGCTAAGAAGTCTGCTGCCGCTAAGCCCGCTGAGAAGAAAACTACCACCAAGGCTGCTCCCAAGAAGGCTGCTTCTGCCACCACCAAGAAGGCTACCACTGCTAAGCCTACTGCtgccaaggccaaggctgCCGCTCCTGCGAAGAAGACTGCGGCTAAGAGCGCTGCTACCAAGAAGACTGCTGAAAAGAAGACTGCTGCCCCtaagaaggccaaggccCCTGCTG ccaagaaggctgcCGCTCCCAAAAAGGCCGCTTCTAAGAAGGCTTAA